Proteins from one Piscinibacter lacus genomic window:
- the gspG gene encoding type II secretion system major pseudopilin GspG, with product MLPNTPLPARRRRARGFTLIELMVVLVIIGVLGALIVPNVLERADDARVTAARTDVSGIVTALKRYKLDNLRYPSAEQGLQALVARPTVEPIPPNWKPNLDKLPTDPWGQPYQYLNPGVNGEIDVFSLGADGQPGGEGKDADIGSWQ from the coding sequence ATGTTGCCGAATACCCCGCTCCCCGCCCGCCGCCGCCGCGCCCGCGGCTTCACCCTGATCGAGCTGATGGTCGTGCTGGTGATCATCGGCGTGCTCGGGGCGCTGATCGTGCCGAATGTGCTGGAACGGGCCGACGATGCCCGCGTGACCGCCGCCCGCACCGATGTCAGCGGCATCGTCACGGCGCTCAAGCGCTACAAGCTCGACAACCTGCGCTACCCCAGCGCCGAGCAAGGCCTGCAGGCCCTGGTGGCGCGGCCCACGGTCGAGCCCATTCCGCCGAACTGGAAGCCCAACCTCGACAAGCTGCCCACCGACCCCTGGGGCCAGCCCTATCAGTACCTGAACCCGGGCGTGAACGGGGAGATCGATGTCTTCAGCCTGGGGGCCGACGGCCAGCCCGGCGGCGAGGGCAAGGATGCCGACATCGGCTCCTGGCAGTGA
- the gspK gene encoding type II secretion system minor pseudopilin GspK codes for MALLTAMLLVALIASLASGLVWQQWQAVQVESAERGRAQSQWILAGATDYARLILREDARNGGYDALSEPWATPLAEARLSSFLAVDPDRRAGQGPEAFLSGEIRDLQARYNLLNVVAATAEVRQRETLALGRVLAAAGLAPGLASGLSQTMRQAVPSMSPASGALPEAGIETAQADRPLRPARLRDLRWMGLDAAALDALEPLLTLLPVTTPINLNTASREVLAAVLDIDSSTAERLVLARQRKPLANLEEARGLLPATVELNPERVAVSSSWFEVRGRLRLEERIVEEHAVLERRGIEVLTIFRERRAAFER; via the coding sequence GTGGCACTGCTGACCGCGATGCTGCTGGTCGCGCTGATCGCCAGCCTGGCCTCGGGCCTGGTCTGGCAGCAGTGGCAGGCGGTGCAGGTGGAATCGGCCGAACGCGGCCGGGCGCAGAGCCAGTGGATCCTGGCCGGCGCCACCGACTACGCCCGGCTCATCCTGCGCGAGGATGCCCGCAACGGCGGCTACGACGCGCTCAGCGAACCCTGGGCCACGCCGCTGGCCGAGGCCCGGCTGTCGAGCTTCCTGGCCGTCGACCCCGACCGCCGGGCCGGCCAGGGCCCCGAAGCCTTCCTGTCCGGCGAGATCCGCGACCTGCAGGCCCGCTACAACCTGCTCAATGTGGTGGCCGCCACCGCCGAGGTGCGGCAGCGCGAGACCCTGGCCCTCGGCCGGGTGCTGGCCGCCGCCGGCCTGGCGCCCGGCCTGGCCAGCGGCCTCAGCCAGACCATGCGCCAGGCCGTGCCCAGCATGAGCCCGGCCTCCGGCGCCCTGCCGGAGGCGGGCATCGAGACCGCGCAGGCCGACCGGCCGCTGCGCCCGGCCCGGCTGCGCGACCTGCGCTGGATGGGCCTGGACGCTGCCGCGCTCGATGCCCTGGAGCCGCTGCTGACCCTGCTGCCGGTGACCACGCCGATCAACCTGAACACCGCCTCGCGCGAGGTGCTGGCCGCCGTGCTCGACATCGACAGCTCGACCGCCGAACGCCTGGTGCTGGCCCGCCAGCGCAAGCCCCTGGCCAATCTGGAAGAGGCGCGCGGCCTGCTGCCGGCCACGGTCGAGCTCAACCCGGAGCGGGTGGCCGTGTCCAGTTCATGGTTCGAGGTGCGCGGCCGGCTGCGGCTGGAAGAGCGCATCGTCGAGGAACATGCCGTGCTGGAACGCCGCGGCATCGAGGTGCTGACCATCTTCCGCGAGCGCCGCGCGGCCTTCGAACGCTGA
- the gspM gene encoding type II secretion system protein GspM — protein sequence MSKTELQAALRARWAGLKPSERQGLAAAAALLLALLLWSLWLQPLLRTLREAPPQRAVLASQLQQMRQLATEVRSLRERPPLAPAQAEAALQAATAALGAGNRVQLQGERAVVTLQGVSGEALLGWLRELRAGARALPVELKLRRQGELYSGSAVIALAPAP from the coding sequence ATGAGCAAGACCGAACTGCAAGCCGCGCTGCGTGCCCGCTGGGCCGGGCTCAAGCCCAGCGAGCGCCAGGGCCTGGCCGCGGCCGCGGCGCTGCTGCTGGCCCTGCTGCTGTGGAGCTTGTGGCTTCAGCCCCTGCTGCGCACGCTGCGCGAGGCGCCACCGCAGCGCGCCGTGCTGGCCAGCCAGTTGCAGCAGATGCGCCAGCTCGCCACCGAGGTGCGCAGCCTGCGCGAACGCCCGCCGCTGGCCCCCGCCCAGGCGGAAGCCGCGCTGCAGGCCGCCACCGCCGCGCTCGGCGCCGGCAACCGCGTGCAATTGCAGGGCGAGCGGGCCGTCGTCACGCTGCAAGGCGTGTCCGGCGAGGCCCTGCTGGGCTGGCTGCGCGAGCTGCGCGCCGGTGCGCGCGCCCTGCCGGTCGAGCTGAAGCTGCGCCGCCAGGGCGAGCTCTACAGCGGCAGCGCCGTGATCGCGCTGGCGCCCGCCCCCTGA
- the ilvA gene encoding threonine ammonia-lyase, biosynthetic, producing the protein MPSRVSRTPARRVRAAADPSMLADYLQRILTARVYDVAIESALDPAPQLSERLGAPVFLKREDTQPVFSFKLRGAYNKMARLRPAQRERGVICASAGNHAQGVALSARRMGCAATIVMPVTTPQLKIDAVRRHGGAAVNIVLHGTSYSDAYAHALTLEKSTGATFVHPFDDPDVIAGQGTVAMEILRQHQGPIEAVFVAIGGGGLIAGVAACIKAVRPEIQVIGVQTKDSDAMVRSVEAGKRVVLHDVGLFSDGTAVKQVGEETFRIARALVDGYEVVDTDAVCAAIKDVFQTTRALVEPAGALGLAGLKQYVARQRAAEARRGKAPAGERGSLIAIACGANMNFDRLRFVAERAELGEQREALFAVTIPEERGSFRRFCELIGPRSVTEFNYRISDAATAQVFVGLSLSQPGESARIAAEFGAQGFATVDLSHDELAQTHIRHMVGGRSELAQDERLFRFVFPERPGALMGFLSSMHPAWNISLFHYRNQGADYGRILVGLQIPRGQGGELKRFLRQLDLPCVEETDNPVYRLFLR; encoded by the coding sequence ATGCCCTCCCGCGTTTCCCGAACCCCTGCGCGCCGCGTTCGTGCCGCCGCCGACCCGTCGATGCTGGCCGACTACCTGCAGCGCATCCTGACGGCGCGGGTCTACGACGTGGCGATCGAGTCCGCCCTCGACCCCGCCCCCCAGCTCAGCGAGCGCCTGGGCGCGCCGGTCTTCCTCAAGCGCGAGGACACCCAGCCGGTGTTCAGCTTCAAGCTGCGCGGCGCCTACAACAAGATGGCGCGGCTGCGCCCGGCCCAGCGCGAGCGCGGCGTGATCTGCGCCTCGGCCGGCAACCATGCCCAGGGCGTCGCGCTGTCGGCGCGGCGCATGGGCTGCGCGGCCACCATCGTGATGCCGGTGACGACGCCGCAGCTCAAGATCGACGCAGTGCGCCGCCACGGCGGCGCGGCGGTGAACATCGTGCTGCACGGCACCAGCTATTCCGACGCCTACGCGCATGCGCTGACGCTGGAGAAATCGACCGGCGCCACCTTCGTCCACCCCTTCGACGATCCGGACGTGATCGCCGGCCAGGGCACGGTGGCAATGGAGATCCTGCGCCAGCACCAAGGGCCGATCGAGGCGGTCTTCGTCGCCATCGGCGGCGGCGGCCTGATTGCCGGTGTCGCCGCCTGCATCAAGGCCGTGCGGCCGGAGATCCAGGTGATCGGCGTGCAGACCAAGGATTCGGATGCGATGGTCCGCTCGGTCGAGGCGGGCAAGCGCGTGGTGCTGCATGACGTGGGCCTGTTCTCGGACGGCACCGCCGTCAAGCAGGTCGGCGAGGAAACCTTCCGCATCGCCCGCGCCCTGGTCGACGGCTACGAGGTGGTCGACACCGACGCGGTCTGCGCCGCGATCAAGGATGTCTTCCAGACGACCCGGGCCCTCGTCGAGCCGGCCGGGGCCCTGGGCCTGGCCGGGCTGAAGCAGTACGTGGCGCGCCAGCGCGCCGCCGAGGCGCGGCGCGGCAAGGCGCCGGCGGGCGAGCGCGGCTCGCTGATCGCGATCGCCTGCGGCGCGAACATGAACTTCGACCGCCTGCGCTTCGTCGCCGAGCGGGCCGAGCTTGGCGAGCAGCGCGAGGCCCTGTTCGCCGTGACCATCCCCGAGGAGCGCGGCAGCTTCCGCCGCTTCTGCGAGCTGATCGGCCCGCGCAGCGTGACCGAGTTCAACTACCGCATCTCGGATGCCGCGACCGCGCAGGTCTTCGTCGGCCTGAGCCTGTCGCAGCCGGGCGAGTCGGCGCGGATCGCGGCCGAATTCGGCGCGCAGGGCTTTGCCACCGTCGACCTCAGCCACGACGAGCTGGCCCAGACCCACATCCGCCACATGGTCGGCGGGCGCTCGGAGCTGGCCCAGGACGAGCGCCTGTTCCGCTTCGTCTTCCCCGAGCGGCCGGGTGCGCTGATGGGTTTCCTGTCGAGCATGCACCCGGCCTGGAACATCAGCCTCTTCCACTACCGCAACCAGGGCGCGGACTACGGCCGCATCCTGGTCGGCCTGCAGATCCCCCGCGGGCAGGGTGGGGAGCTCAAGCGTTTCCTCCGGCAACTGGACTTGCCCTGCGTCGAGGAGACGGACAATCCTGTCTACCGGCTTTTTCTTCGCTGA
- the gspI gene encoding type II secretion system minor pseudopilin GspI: MPRRAEPAGRRLARDAGLTLIEVLVALAILAVALAAAVRASTALLDNADRLAEVQAAQWCADNRLAELRLSQQFPGTGELDFECQQLGRIYRLLLRVEGTPNPNFRRLDAQVRDAEGRPILSLSTVLGRY, encoded by the coding sequence ATGCCGCGCCGCGCTGAGCCCGCCGGCCGCCGGCTTGCGCGCGACGCCGGGCTGACGCTGATCGAAGTGCTGGTGGCCCTGGCCATCCTGGCCGTGGCGCTGGCGGCGGCGGTGCGGGCCTCGACCGCCCTGCTCGACAACGCCGACCGCTTGGCCGAGGTGCAGGCCGCGCAGTGGTGTGCCGACAACCGCCTGGCCGAGCTGCGGCTCAGCCAGCAATTCCCGGGCACCGGCGAGCTGGATTTCGAATGCCAGCAGCTCGGCCGCATCTACCGGCTGCTGCTGCGGGTCGAGGGCACGCCCAACCCCAATTTCCGCCGCCTCGACGCCCAGGTGCGCGATGCCGAGGGCCGGCCCATCCTGAGCCTGAGCACCGTGCTCGGCCGCTACTGA
- a CDS encoding prepilin-type N-terminal cleavage/methylation domain-containing protein, producing MRQRARGFTLIELIVVVAILAIASSLASLALRDPAETRLEREAERLAALLEGMRAESRSLGLALRWQALPDRVEGIDFRFLGLPPGMKPPPQAWLDQPAPRVRITRFDAGGSSSPGQVLLGPEPVIGAQRIELGLEERRITVASDGLGPFRIERDAAPR from the coding sequence ATGCGCCAGCGGGCGCGCGGCTTCACGCTGATCGAGCTGATCGTCGTCGTCGCCATCCTCGCGATCGCCTCCAGCCTGGCCAGCCTGGCCCTGCGCGACCCGGCCGAGACCCGGCTGGAACGCGAGGCCGAGCGCCTGGCTGCCCTGCTCGAAGGCATGCGGGCCGAATCGCGCAGCCTGGGCCTGGCCCTGCGCTGGCAGGCCCTGCCGGACCGGGTCGAGGGCATCGATTTCCGCTTCCTCGGCCTGCCGCCCGGCATGAAGCCGCCGCCCCAGGCCTGGCTGGACCAGCCCGCCCCGCGCGTGCGCATCACCCGCTTCGATGCCGGCGGCAGCAGCTCGCCGGGCCAGGTGCTGCTCGGGCCCGAGCCGGTAATCGGCGCGCAGCGCATCGAGCTGGGCCTGGAGGAGCGGCGCATCACCGTGGCCAGCGACGGCCTGGGGCCTTTCCGGATCGAACGCGATGCCGCGCCGCGCTGA
- a CDS encoding nicotinate-nucleotide--dimethylbenzimidazole phosphoribosyltransferase has protein sequence MAVPELPPRPAAAQQRRRATGFAPIAPIHGQPWLRDALQAKLRRRHGVTGYHGELEAVAIRLGLIQNTVKPRLRSPQLLVVAGDHGLAVDLGRGHLPSSATQVSHILGGRVPMAAFAFQQRVGLTVVDAGLAEDLPPTPTLVSRKIAYGTHNTRLGLAMSTAQAEAGLRAGLDIVEGLPGNLLACAGVGVGSMESAALILCELGRLPLRELLVDPHMTADRLSRMLVALQGAQKRHLSARGPIEVLCAFGGHEIAVLAGAMIAAAGQRRTLLIDGLPACAALALAARLAPSVVDYAFFARSSSHPGLDQAFGVFHANALLELDLDAPDGTGAVLAWPMLSAAAALLGEISETVPSWLPELPLITDEVSPPPGAERLPRLRSTLPPADMRQLPLMNEVPDR, from the coding sequence ATGGCCGTTCCTGAGCTTCCGCCCCGTCCGGCTGCCGCGCAACAACGGCGCCGGGCCACCGGCTTCGCCCCCATCGCGCCCATCCACGGCCAGCCCTGGCTGCGCGATGCCCTGCAAGCCAAGCTGCGCCGCCGCCATGGCGTGACGGGTTACCACGGCGAGCTTGAGGCCGTGGCCATCCGGCTGGGCCTGATCCAGAACACGGTCAAGCCGCGGCTGCGCTCGCCGCAGTTGCTGGTCGTCGCGGGTGACCACGGCCTGGCGGTGGACCTCGGCCGCGGCCACCTGCCCAGCAGCGCCACCCAGGTCAGCCACATCCTGGGCGGCCGGGTGCCGATGGCGGCCTTCGCCTTCCAGCAGCGGGTGGGCCTGACCGTGGTCGACGCCGGCCTGGCCGAGGACCTGCCCCCCACGCCCACCCTGGTCAGCCGCAAGATCGCCTACGGCACGCACAACACCCGGCTCGGCCTGGCGATGAGCACGGCGCAGGCCGAAGCCGGCCTGCGTGCCGGCCTGGACATCGTCGAGGGCCTGCCGGGCAATCTGCTGGCCTGCGCCGGCGTGGGCGTGGGCAGCATGGAATCGGCGGCCCTCATCCTCTGCGAACTGGGCCGGCTGCCGCTGCGCGAGCTGCTGGTCGATCCGCACATGACGGCCGACCGGCTCTCGCGCATGCTCGTCGCGCTGCAAGGGGCGCAGAAGCGCCACCTCTCGGCGCGCGGGCCGATCGAGGTGCTGTGCGCCTTCGGCGGTCACGAGATCGCCGTGCTGGCCGGCGCCATGATCGCCGCCGCCGGCCAGCGCCGCACCCTGCTGATCGACGGCCTGCCGGCCTGTGCCGCACTGGCCCTGGCCGCGCGGCTCGCGCCCTCGGTGGTCGACTACGCCTTCTTCGCCCGCAGCAGCAGCCATCCGGGCCTGGACCAAGCCTTCGGCGTGTTCCACGCCAATGCCCTGCTCGAACTGGACCTGGACGCCCCCGACGGCACCGGTGCCGTGCTGGCCTGGCCCATGCTCAGTGCCGCCGCGGCGCTGCTGGGCGAGATCAGCGAGACCGTGCCGAGTTGGCTGCCCGAGCTGCCCTTGATCACCGACGAGGTCAGCCCGCCGCCGGGGGCCGAGCGCCTGCCGCGCCTGCGCAGCACGCTGCCGCCAGCCGACATGCGGCAACTGCCGCTGATGAACGAGGTGCCCGATCGTTAG
- the gspL gene encoding type II secretion system protein GspL, giving the protein MSTLVVFLPDRPRLRAGGRPAAPPPAESCDWVHWPAEGLSPQVGHGLPAALPPADRIVAVLPPAALGWHRLACPKAPPRQRAAALAGVLEEALLDEVGQLHFALPPGLRGGQTGWVAVAEKTGLAEVLARFEAADRPIHTLVPALAPSDTPEAPARLWIDAAADSASSPRLQASLADADGLRHWPLAGSGARALLPAERSALRVQASPAAAAAAEAWLDQPVQVLGRVEQAREALASPWNLRQFDLALRHRGLARLREAGLRFLREPLWRPLRWGLVALLLVQALGLQLGAWQLQRALAADRAEMTRLLRESFPQLRVVLDAPRQMQTETARLRHAAGEAGEADLETALAALASAWPEGLKAEALSYENRQLRIDATGLRPPAIELLRASLAPAGWQLDGEAGRLALRRAAALAPARLAEARP; this is encoded by the coding sequence ATGAGCACCCTGGTCGTCTTCCTGCCCGACCGTCCGCGCCTGCGGGCCGGCGGCCGTCCCGCCGCCCCGCCGCCCGCTGAAAGCTGCGACTGGGTGCACTGGCCCGCCGAGGGCCTGAGCCCGCAGGTCGGCCACGGCCTGCCGGCCGCCCTGCCGCCGGCAGACCGCATCGTCGCCGTGCTGCCGCCCGCCGCGCTGGGCTGGCATCGCCTGGCCTGTCCCAAGGCCCCGCCGCGCCAGCGCGCCGCGGCCCTGGCCGGCGTGCTGGAGGAAGCCCTGCTCGACGAGGTCGGCCAGCTTCACTTCGCCCTGCCGCCCGGCCTGCGCGGCGGCCAGACCGGCTGGGTGGCCGTGGCCGAGAAGACCGGCCTGGCCGAAGTCCTGGCCCGCTTCGAGGCCGCCGACCGGCCGATCCACACCCTGGTGCCGGCCCTCGCCCCGTCCGACACGCCCGAGGCCCCGGCCCGGCTGTGGATCGACGCCGCCGCCGACAGCGCTTCCAGCCCGCGCCTGCAAGCCAGCCTGGCCGATGCCGATGGCCTGCGGCACTGGCCCCTGGCCGGCAGCGGCGCCCGCGCCCTGCTGCCCGCCGAGCGCAGCGCGCTGCGCGTGCAGGCCAGCCCGGCGGCTGCCGCCGCCGCCGAGGCCTGGCTAGACCAGCCGGTGCAGGTGCTGGGCCGGGTCGAGCAGGCCCGCGAGGCCCTGGCCTCGCCGTGGAACCTGCGCCAGTTCGACCTGGCCCTGCGCCACCGCGGCCTGGCGCGGCTGCGCGAGGCCGGCCTGCGCTTCCTGCGCGAACCGCTGTGGCGGCCCTTGCGCTGGGGCCTGGTCGCCTTATTGCTGGTGCAGGCCCTGGGCCTGCAACTCGGCGCCTGGCAGTTGCAGCGCGCCCTGGCTGCCGACCGCGCCGAGATGACGCGCCTGCTGCGCGAGAGCTTCCCGCAACTGCGCGTGGTGCTGGACGCGCCGCGCCAGATGCAGACCGAGACCGCGCGCCTGCGCCATGCCGCCGGCGAGGCCGGCGAAGCCGATCTGGAAACCGCCCTGGCCGCCCTGGCCAGCGCCTGGCCCGAGGGCCTGAAAGCCGAGGCCTTGAGCTACGAGAACCGCCAGCTCCGCATCGACGCGACCGGCCTGCGCCCGCCCGCCATCGAGCTGCTGCGCGCCAGCCTGGCCCCGGCCGGCTGGCAGCTTGACGGCGAGGCCGGCCGCCTGGCCCTGCGGCGCGCTGCGGCCCTGGCCCCGGCCCGGCTTGCGGAGGCCCGGCCATGA
- a CDS encoding OsmC family protein: protein MECTVRWQPEAGMAFVAETGSGHLLTMDGAPEGGGRNLAPRPMETVLAGTAACSAYDVVLILKRGRHAVSGCEVKVQAERAPQDPKVFTRLSLHYRVSGKGLSATAVERAVQLSHDKYCSASAMLAKTAEIGHSVEVVEA from the coding sequence ATGGAATGCACCGTGCGCTGGCAACCCGAGGCCGGCATGGCTTTCGTGGCCGAAACCGGCAGTGGCCACCTGCTGACGATGGACGGTGCGCCCGAGGGCGGCGGCCGCAACCTGGCGCCGCGGCCGATGGAGACCGTGCTGGCTGGCACCGCGGCGTGCAGTGCCTACGACGTGGTCCTGATCCTCAAGCGCGGCCGGCATGCGGTGAGCGGCTGCGAGGTCAAGGTGCAGGCCGAGCGTGCGCCCCAGGATCCCAAGGTGTTCACCCGCCTCAGCCTGCACTACCGCGTCAGCGGCAAGGGCCTGAGCGCGACGGCGGTCGAGCGCGCGGTGCAGCTTTCGCACGACAAGTACTGCTCGGCCAGCGCCATGCTGGCCAAGACGGCCGAGATCGGCCACAGCGTCGAGGTCGTGGAGGCCTGA
- a CDS encoding PulJ/GspJ family protein, translated as MGTPRPAQAGFTLVELLVSLFIFAVLAGLGWQGIDGLVRSRERSEQALDTVLRRQNAIAQWEADLAALHETRTLPALSFDGATLRLSRSTADGVQIVAWSLRGGQWLRWAGVPQQRLAALQAQWESVGEALDREGPARLVMLEGLRAWQLYYWRDTAWTNAQSTGDADLQGQEQLPGGVRLLLSLDPPAGAAAEALALQRDLQLALGRRN; from the coding sequence ATGGGGACCCCGCGTCCGGCCCAGGCCGGCTTCACCCTGGTCGAGCTGCTGGTGTCGCTGTTCATCTTCGCGGTGCTGGCCGGCCTGGGCTGGCAGGGCATCGACGGCCTGGTGCGCAGCCGCGAGCGCAGCGAGCAGGCGCTGGACACCGTGCTGCGCCGGCAGAACGCCATCGCGCAGTGGGAGGCCGACCTCGCCGCCCTGCACGAAACCCGCACGCTGCCGGCGCTGAGCTTCGACGGCGCCACCCTGCGCCTGAGCCGCAGCACGGCCGACGGGGTGCAGATCGTCGCCTGGTCGCTGCGCGGCGGGCAGTGGCTGCGCTGGGCCGGCGTGCCGCAACAGCGCCTGGCCGCGCTGCAAGCGCAGTGGGAGAGCGTCGGCGAGGCCCTGGACCGCGAGGGCCCGGCCCGGCTGGTCATGCTCGAGGGCCTGCGCGCCTGGCAGCTCTACTACTGGCGCGACACCGCCTGGACCAATGCCCAGTCGACCGGCGATGCCGACCTGCAGGGCCAGGAGCAACTGCCCGGCGGCGTGCGCCTGCTGCTCAGCCTGGACCCGCCGGCCGGCGCCGCCGCCGAGGCCCTGGCGCTGCAACGCGATCTGCAACTGGCCCTGGGCCGCCGCAATTGA
- the coq7 gene encoding 2-polyprenyl-3-methyl-6-methoxy-1,4-benzoquinone monooxygenase — protein sequence MPLDSPLDRGLHAVDHALRTIWARHTAQRPCPTATEAETPLSEAERREAAALMRVNHVGEVCAQALYQAQALATKDAALRAHFEAAARDETDHLAWCEQRLAALGGRPSLLNPIWYAGAFGLGLLAGRAGDRASLGFVAETERQVEQHLDGHLDRLPAGDTASRAVVQQMRDDEVRHAREAEAAGGTALPAPLRWAMRGAAKVMTFTAHRI from the coding sequence ATGCCCCTCGACTCCCCCCTGGACCGCGGCCTGCACGCGGTCGACCATGCCCTGCGGACGATCTGGGCGCGCCACACGGCCCAGCGCCCCTGCCCGACCGCAACCGAAGCCGAAACACCGCTGAGCGAAGCGGAACGCCGCGAGGCAGCGGCGCTGATGCGGGTCAACCATGTGGGCGAGGTCTGCGCCCAGGCGCTCTACCAGGCCCAGGCCCTGGCCACGAAGGATGCGGCCCTGCGCGCCCACTTCGAAGCGGCCGCCCGCGACGAGACCGACCACCTGGCCTGGTGCGAGCAGCGCCTGGCCGCCCTGGGCGGCCGGCCCAGCCTGCTCAATCCGATCTGGTATGCCGGCGCCTTCGGCTTGGGCCTGCTCGCCGGGCGGGCGGGCGACCGTGCCAGCCTGGGCTTCGTGGCCGAGACCGAGCGCCAGGTCGAGCAGCATCTCGACGGCCACCTCGATCGCCTGCCGGCGGGCGACACCGCCTCCCGGGCGGTGGTGCAACAGATGCGGGACGACGAGGTGCGCCACGCTCGCGAGGCCGAGGCGGCCGGCGGTACGGCCTTGCCGGCGCCGCTGCGCTGGGCGATGCGCGGCGCGGCCAAGGTGATGACCTTCACGGCCCACCGGATCTGA
- a CDS encoding porin, which produces MKKSLIALAVLGAFAGAASAQSSVTLYGRADLNLTHEKAGDSINNAAAGESTTRLNDGGGTTGIGGSRWGMRGVEDLGNGIKAVFILESGFASDTGASGQGGRLFGRQAWVGLSSSSLGDIRFGRQETYSRLNALYWDPSFNGQTKLNESNAVSLDAATANAIVAEGIPGIATVAQARAAVTRNYLLFQNFGDRQDNVISYTSPNFSGFRFGAQIGLSEQPSDATADVAGRYQGVTASYTSGPFAAGVSYESIKVGDVAPGAEDDLNKTFSIGANYNFGFATVYAGFQKTSDVADGSQITSAATNTVAPSSLIIEDQTSYTIGVKVPLGKFTVLANYANAEYEIRAFGGEELELRKVALAWNYSLSKRTTVYGTFTTRSGDFDDNVAVKREFTLLGLAHTF; this is translated from the coding sequence ATGAAGAAGTCTTTGATCGCGCTGGCCGTTCTCGGCGCATTCGCTGGCGCCGCTTCGGCCCAGTCGTCGGTGACGCTGTATGGCCGCGCCGACCTGAACCTCACCCACGAGAAGGCGGGTGACAGCATCAACAACGCAGCCGCTGGCGAATCGACTACCAGGCTGAACGATGGCGGCGGCACCACCGGCATTGGTGGCTCGCGCTGGGGCATGCGTGGCGTCGAAGACCTCGGCAATGGCATCAAGGCGGTCTTCATTCTCGAGTCGGGCTTTGCCTCGGACACGGGTGCGTCGGGCCAGGGCGGTCGCCTCTTCGGTCGTCAGGCCTGGGTTGGCCTGTCGTCGTCCAGCCTGGGCGACATCCGCTTCGGTCGCCAGGAAACCTACTCGCGCCTGAACGCCCTGTACTGGGATCCTTCGTTCAACGGTCAGACCAAGCTCAACGAGAGCAATGCGGTCTCCCTGGACGCTGCAACGGCCAACGCCATCGTTGCCGAGGGCATTCCCGGCATCGCCACTGTCGCGCAGGCGCGTGCCGCCGTGACCCGCAACTACCTGCTGTTCCAGAACTTTGGCGACCGCCAGGACAACGTCATCTCCTACACCTCGCCGAACTTCTCGGGCTTCCGTTTCGGTGCCCAGATCGGTCTGTCGGAGCAGCCCAGCGACGCCACGGCTGACGTGGCCGGCCGCTACCAGGGCGTGACCGCGTCGTACACCAGCGGTCCCTTCGCCGCCGGCGTGTCCTATGAGTCGATCAAGGTCGGTGATGTCGCTCCGGGCGCCGAAGACGACCTGAACAAGACCTTCTCGATCGGCGCGAACTACAACTTCGGTTTCGCCACCGTCTACGCCGGCTTCCAGAAGACCAGCGACGTGGCCGATGGCAGCCAGATCACCTCGGCTGCCACCAACACCGTGGCGCCGAGCAGCCTGATCATCGAAGACCAGACTTCGTACACCATCGGCGTGAAGGTTCCGCTGGGCAAGTTCACCGTGCTGGCCAACTACGCCAACGCCGAGTACGAGATCCGCGCCTTCGGTGGCGAGGAACTGGAGCTGCGTAAGGTTGCGCTGGCCTGGAACTACTCGCTGTCCAAGCGCACCACCGTGTACGGCACTTTCACCACCCGCAGCGGCGATTTCGACGACAACGTCGCCGTCAAGCGCGAGTTCACCCTGCTGGGCCTGGCCCACACCTTCTGA